Proteins from a genomic interval of Streptomyces fodineus:
- the cas6 gene encoding CRISPR system precrRNA processing endoribonuclease RAMP protein Cas6 has protein sequence MPFRWSLVLKAERPTERPVPPKQLHGLAATLLEQAGADHHAQTKPYTVSPLMAAHGRGRNAPGAAAVLHLGWLPDAPRPDLTLLTGTRLRLGAQFFTVASAWEEAMPYAALAMAMPAERAVMHFRSVTYFSRAGRAHPLPDPGLLYGSLIRRWNRYAPEQAHITDVEEKELLGTVVLCAHDICSSPVDLGSGTRVGFTGTATFRLHGPQTPAMQQQFTALSQFASIAGAGAQTTHGLGHTQVRLSCPPT, from the coding sequence ATGCCGTTCCGCTGGAGCCTCGTACTGAAGGCCGAACGCCCCACCGAACGCCCCGTCCCGCCCAAGCAACTCCACGGGCTCGCCGCCACCCTCCTCGAACAGGCCGGTGCCGATCACCACGCCCAGACCAAGCCCTACACCGTCTCTCCCCTCATGGCCGCCCACGGCCGGGGCCGCAATGCGCCCGGTGCCGCAGCCGTCCTGCACCTCGGCTGGCTCCCCGACGCCCCCCGCCCCGATCTCACCCTGCTGACGGGAACCCGTCTGCGCTTGGGTGCCCAGTTCTTCACCGTCGCCTCTGCATGGGAAGAGGCCATGCCGTATGCCGCCCTGGCGATGGCGATGCCCGCCGAACGGGCCGTCATGCACTTCCGCTCCGTCACCTACTTCTCTCGCGCCGGCCGCGCACATCCCCTGCCGGACCCGGGACTGCTCTATGGGAGCCTGATACGACGCTGGAACCGCTACGCCCCCGAACAAGCCCACATCACCGACGTAGAAGAAAAAGAACTCCTGGGCACCGTGGTCCTCTGCGCACACGACATCTGCTCCAGCCCCGTTGACCTCGGCTCCGGCACGCGTGTCGGCTTCACCGGCACAGCAACCTTCCGCCTCCACGGTCCACAAACGCCCGCTATGCAGCAGCAGTTCACCGCACTGTCCCAATTCGCCAGCATCGCTGGCGCAGGCGCCCAAACTACCCACGGCCTTGGCCACACCCAAGTCCGCCTCTCGTGTCCGCCCACGTAG
- a CDS encoding trypco2 family protein has product MGVASGPDEGWMDLADAITLLRDQIAEAQDRIAGPAGGDRGVLFTLGEITLDLGLELTGTKGVNGGLRWSVISLGGKKESGTKAIHTMTVKLNPHRPGGGDIDVSDDE; this is encoded by the coding sequence ATGGGCGTCGCGAGCGGCCCGGATGAGGGGTGGATGGATTTGGCGGACGCGATCACGCTGCTGCGGGACCAGATCGCCGAGGCCCAGGACCGGATCGCCGGTCCTGCGGGCGGTGACCGGGGGGTGCTGTTCACGCTGGGAGAGATCACGCTGGACCTCGGCCTGGAGCTCACCGGTACAAAAGGAGTCAACGGGGGGCTGCGGTGGAGCGTGATCAGCCTGGGCGGAAAGAAGGAGAGCGGCACGAAGGCCATTCACACGATGACCGTGAAGCTGAACCCGCACCGGCCCGGCGGCGGGGACATCGACGTCAGTGACGACGAATAG
- a CDS encoding tetratricopeptide repeat protein encodes MELDRRVQIRVDRLVKGERKEGFGSGYLVAPRLVLTAAHVLDHLDPAAGDPVTVSLPDAGDQEFSAAVCWQRKDSVVDAALIEIAEGQGWQVPQSLSDLLTRPPQRYGIIIGARPHPVTSGGFPRMQKDATDGRRRDEQFIGHIPPGSGSLAGRYELTGTAPTPAAADPPGGRSRWAGMSGAAVLTEDGYGEDLLCGVIRRDRQADGGTRLTATPASCLIADDAFRALITKHTDGWEPVLEPVEPAALLTPAAVDRNLSSPAALLRANTEAVAFHGRATELADLQAWCENGPPAIQLRVLTGPGGQGKTRLARRLTDTVGWRGWVTGHLRSDLTDDPAPDAAPPDFTTLTTSLPLLVVVDYAETRPRLLRRLITHLHRSRHRVRVLLLARSDGQWRTGSLQAVPAVRDLLEEAPVTPRAPLIPTSRPTRDRHHAFHRAAQDLACLLPLIPTLPQHDWTSLATALRPPADLHEHRYDNILTLQMTALVGLLQHGPRPVDAAPGTPPERTLLKHEDRFWEASAKSSAYRLDLPAPTLGAAVAVAALCGAATKDEALRVLTTLPDLPAHQTAPAANWLASLYPADGDRYWGSLQPDRIAEYLASHTLAEGNILLPALFNAAAPGQQAQLITVIARAAIAHYNAGRTPDSEQVLHTLDTALDTAFLSYQAAQAATDALPSPSRITAPLALRLDTALVHINQQLAADNPAVYEPDLAISLTSLGSRLAEMGRWSEALTATEQAVEIYVRLAAGNPAAYEPGLATSLSNLGIRSSQVRRWGEALNATKQAVEIRRRLAAGNPAVYEPDLAASLTNLGGQLTEMGRGSEALNATEQAVEIYVRLAAGNPAAYEPGLATSLSNLGIQLAEAGRGSEALNATKQAVEIRRRLAAGNPAVYEPDLAASLTNLGGQLTEMGRGSEALNATKQAVEIYQQLAVDNPAAFEPNLVASLTNLGSQLTELGRWSEALTVTKQAVEIRRRLAAGNPAVYEPDLATSLSSLGSRLTEAGRWSEALTATKQAVEIYQQLAVDNPAVFEPDLAASLTNLGIQLAQAGRRSEALNATKQAVKIYQQLAVDNPAAFEPNLAASLTNLGIQLAQAGRRSEALNATKQAVEIYQQLAVDNPAVYEPDLAASLAAFAMVLAEQGGLSAALRATGEAVEFYRRHIAATPFILPQLHAVLGLQADLLDEFGDAKEAQAVRRWLGENPLPPDSHN; translated from the coding sequence ATGGAGTTAGACCGACGGGTGCAGATCCGGGTGGACCGGCTGGTGAAGGGAGAGAGGAAGGAGGGGTTCGGGTCGGGTTACCTGGTCGCGCCGCGTCTGGTGCTGACCGCCGCTCACGTCCTGGACCATCTGGATCCGGCAGCCGGGGATCCGGTCACGGTGAGCCTGCCCGATGCCGGCGATCAGGAGTTCTCCGCGGCCGTGTGCTGGCAGCGCAAAGACTCTGTCGTGGATGCCGCGCTGATCGAGATTGCCGAGGGCCAGGGCTGGCAGGTACCGCAGTCCCTGAGCGATCTGCTTACCCGGCCGCCCCAGCGGTACGGCATCATCATCGGAGCCCGCCCCCACCCGGTCACCTCGGGCGGCTTTCCCCGCATGCAGAAGGACGCCACAGACGGCCGACGGCGGGATGAGCAGTTCATCGGCCACATCCCCCCAGGGAGCGGATCCTTGGCCGGCCGCTACGAGCTCACCGGCACCGCGCCCACTCCCGCCGCGGCAGACCCCCCCGGCGGCCGGAGCCGCTGGGCGGGCATGTCAGGAGCTGCCGTCCTCACCGAGGACGGCTACGGCGAAGACCTGCTGTGCGGCGTCATACGCCGCGACCGCCAGGCCGACGGCGGTACTCGCCTGACCGCCACCCCCGCCTCATGTCTCATCGCTGACGACGCCTTCCGTGCCCTGATCACCAAGCACACCGACGGCTGGGAACCCGTCCTCGAACCGGTAGAACCCGCCGCCCTGCTCACCCCCGCCGCAGTCGACCGCAACCTCAGCTCCCCCGCCGCCCTCCTGCGCGCCAATACCGAGGCCGTCGCTTTCCACGGCCGCGCCACAGAACTCGCCGACCTGCAAGCCTGGTGCGAGAATGGCCCGCCCGCCATCCAGCTGCGAGTGCTGACCGGCCCCGGAGGACAGGGGAAGACCCGCCTCGCCCGCCGCCTCACCGACACCGTCGGCTGGCGAGGCTGGGTCACCGGGCACCTGCGCTCCGACCTCACCGACGACCCCGCCCCGGACGCCGCACCGCCCGACTTCACCACCCTGACCACATCCCTGCCCCTACTCGTGGTCGTCGACTACGCCGAGACCCGCCCCCGCCTGCTCCGCCGCCTCATCACCCACCTGCACCGCTCCCGCCACCGCGTGCGCGTGCTACTCCTGGCTCGATCCGACGGCCAATGGCGCACCGGCTCACTCCAGGCCGTCCCCGCTGTACGGGACCTGCTCGAAGAAGCCCCGGTCACCCCGCGCGCCCCGCTCATTCCCACCAGCCGACCCACCAGGGACCGCCACCACGCCTTCCACCGCGCAGCCCAGGACCTCGCCTGCCTGCTTCCGCTGATCCCCACCCTGCCCCAACACGACTGGACATCCCTGGCCACCGCGCTGCGGCCCCCCGCAGACCTGCACGAGCACCGCTACGACAACATCCTCACGCTGCAGATGACCGCCCTGGTCGGCCTCCTGCAGCACGGACCCCGGCCCGTCGATGCGGCCCCCGGCACACCACCGGAGCGCACCCTCCTCAAACACGAGGACCGTTTCTGGGAGGCCAGCGCGAAATCGTCCGCCTACAGACTCGACCTGCCTGCCCCCACCCTGGGCGCTGCCGTGGCGGTGGCCGCCCTGTGCGGAGCCGCCACGAAGGACGAGGCCCTGCGCGTCCTCACGACACTGCCCGACCTGCCCGCCCACCAGACGGCACCTGCCGCCAACTGGCTCGCCTCCCTGTACCCAGCCGACGGCGACCGCTACTGGGGCTCCCTCCAACCCGACCGCATCGCCGAGTACCTCGCTTCTCACACCCTCGCCGAAGGCAACATCCTGCTGCCCGCTCTGTTCAACGCGGCAGCGCCCGGACAGCAGGCCCAGCTCATCACCGTCATAGCCCGTGCCGCCATCGCCCACTACAACGCCGGCCGTACCCCCGACAGCGAACAAGTTCTGCACACCCTGGACACGGCCCTGGACACCGCTTTCCTCTCCTACCAAGCCGCCCAGGCGGCAACAGACGCACTCCCCTCCCCCTCCCGCATCACCGCCCCTCTCGCCCTTCGCCTTGATACCGCCCTCGTTCACATCAACCAGCAACTCGCGGCGGACAACCCGGCCGTCTACGAACCCGACCTCGCCATCTCGTTGACCAGTCTCGGTAGCCGCCTGGCGGAAATGGGGCGGTGGAGTGAGGCCTTGACCGCCACCGAGCAGGCAGTGGAGATCTACGTGCGACTCGCGGCGGGCAACCCGGCCGCCTACGAGCCCGGCCTCGCTACTTCGCTGTCCAACCTCGGCATCCGGTCGTCGCAGGTGCGGCGGTGGGGCGAGGCCCTGAACGCCACCAAGCAGGCAGTGGAGATCCGGCGTCGACTCGCGGCGGGCAATCCGGCCGTCTACGAACCCGACCTCGCCGCCTCGTTAACCAACCTCGGTGGCCAACTGACGGAGATGGGACGAGGGAGCGAGGCCCTGAACGCCACCGAGCAGGCAGTGGAGATCTACGTGCGACTCGCGGCGGGCAACCCGGCCGCCTACGAGCCTGGGCTGGCTACCTCACTGTCCAACCTCGGCATCCAACTGGCGGAGGCGGGGCGAGGGAGCGAGGCCCTGAACGCCACCAAGCAGGCAGTGGAGATCCGGCGTCGACTCGCGGCGGGCAATCCGGCCGTCTACGAACCCGACCTCGCCGCCTCGTTAACCAACCTCGGTGGCCAACTGACGGAGATGGGACGAGGGAGCGAGGCCCTGAACGCCACCAAGCAGGCAGTGGAGATCTACCAGCAACTCGCAGTGGACAACCCGGCAGCTTTCGAACCCAACCTGGTCGCCTCGTTAACCAACCTCGGTAGCCAACTCACGGAGCTGGGGCGGTGGAGTGAGGCCTTGACCGTCACCAAGCAGGCAGTGGAGATCCGGCGTCGGCTCGCGGCGGGCAATCCGGCCGTCTACGAACCCGACCTCGCTACCTCACTGTCCAGTCTCGGTAGCCGACTGACGGAGGCGGGGCGGTGGAGTGAGGCCTTGACCGCCACCAAGCAGGCAGTGGAGATCTACCAGCAACTCGCAGTGGACAACCCGGCCGTCTTCGAACCCGACCTCGCCGCCTCGTTAACCAACCTCGGCATCCAACTGGCGCAGGCGGGGCGACGGAGCGAGGCCCTGAACGCCACCAAGCAGGCAGTGAAGATCTACCAGCAACTCGCAGTGGACAACCCGGCAGCTTTCGAACCCAACCTGGCCGCCTCGTTAACCAACCTCGGCATCCAACTGGCGCAGGCGGGGCGACGGAGCGAGGCCCTGAACGCCACCAAGCAGGCAGTGGAGATCTACCAGCAACTCGCAGTGGACAACCCGGCCGTCTACGAACCCGACCTAGCCGCCTCGCTGGCTGCCTTCGCGATGGTTCTGGCAGAGCAGGGCGGCCTCTCGGCAGCGTTGCGTGCGACAGGTGAGGCTGTGGAATTCTACCGCAGGCACATTGCTGCGACACCGTTCATACTTCCGCAACTTCACGCTGTGCTGGGCTTACAAGCAGATCTGCTCGATGAATTCGGAGATGCCAAGGAAGCACAGGCAGTCCGTCGCTGGCTCGGGGAAAATCCACTCCCGCCCGATTCTCATAATTGA
- a CDS encoding recombinase family protein — translation MLKTGTFCETVLTGFRGGSDARSAEVAVERNDCPKCEALAGSPYRTRGGKTATKYHTARFVLVTTLREELDLLVPEDRGPGRPWKPGPPVVAASAATTAKPIRIGYARCSTAQQELQSQLDALEPLCKRIFSEKISTPGRRRPDRAQLHPGEDPGGPGHRRGQGQPRRTAQGHRRHARLRPRAEGPRRPRPGDRE, via the coding sequence GTGCTCAAAACCGGGACGTTCTGCGAGACAGTTCTGACAGGCTTCCGGGGTGGATCTGACGCGCGATCAGCCGAAGTCGCGGTAGAACGAAACGACTGTCCGAAGTGTGAAGCCCTTGCCGGCAGTCCGTACCGCACCCGCGGCGGGAAGACCGCGACGAAGTACCACACCGCCCGCTTCGTCCTCGTGACCACCCTCCGGGAGGAACTCGACCTCCTCGTGCCGGAGGACCGGGGACCGGGTCGGCCGTGGAAACCGGGCCCGCCCGTCGTGGCGGCGTCGGCCGCCACGACGGCCAAGCCGATCCGGATCGGGTACGCCCGCTGCTCGACCGCCCAGCAGGAGTTGCAGAGCCAGCTCGATGCGCTCGAACCGCTCTGCAAGCGGATCTTCTCCGAGAAGATCAGCACTCCTGGCCGCCGCCGTCCAGATCGAGCGCAACTACATCCGGGAGAAGACCCTGGAGGGCCAGGTCACCGCCGCGGCCAAGGGCAACCACGGCGGACGGCCCAAGGTCATCGACGACATGCTCGTCTTCGCCCGCGCGCTGAAGGACCGCGGCGTCCCCGTCCCGGAGATCGCGAATAA
- a CDS encoding recombinase family protein has translation MIRFAFAGRCSTEDLQDPEASRNWQLTRARALIEPAGGQIVAEYFDIGHSRSLPWQRRPRANELLQALRDPNRGFEAVVIGEPQRTFYGNQFGNTFPVFVHFRIPLWVPEVGGPIDPDNEAHDLVMSVFGGMSKGERNRIKIRVRTAMSSQAKLQGRYLGGRPPYGYRIADAGPHPNPSKAAAGQRIHKLEPDPAAAPVVQRIFRLYVDGMSYSAIAAQLTREGVPCPSAHDATRNPHRNKTAWQQGAVRAILLNPRYTGHEVWNKQRKEERLLDVDDVTLGHRTHMTHNPVEEWIHSNEPAHEAIISSDLFDAARTVRTQRARNQGRQERAGKPGARPYALRGRVRCSLCGRKMQPATIRSRVYYRCEFKEEEAALYPDLTHPRTVYLREDIVCQALDRWIARTFAPDRLSATIEALTHASAAASTAEPQTPEQAQARQAIKDCERRLARYQAALDAGADPAVVTQWINEAQRDKDAAQKKLDAHPAATRKKQSPLNAQQIRQITESLGDIAKRIQTAAAEKKGPLYEALGVTISYEHATRTAIVRSRPSSPYRQSLCPRGDLNPHAR, from the coding sequence ATGATCCGTTTCGCGTTCGCCGGCCGCTGCTCCACCGAGGACCTCCAAGACCCGGAGGCCTCCAGAAACTGGCAGCTCACCCGCGCCCGAGCCCTGATCGAACCCGCCGGCGGCCAGATCGTCGCCGAGTACTTCGACATCGGCCACAGCCGCTCCCTGCCCTGGCAGCGCCGCCCCCGCGCCAACGAACTCCTCCAAGCCCTCCGCGACCCCAACCGCGGCTTCGAGGCCGTCGTGATCGGAGAACCCCAGCGCACCTTCTACGGCAACCAGTTCGGCAACACCTTCCCCGTCTTCGTCCACTTCCGCATCCCCCTGTGGGTCCCGGAGGTGGGCGGACCCATCGACCCCGACAACGAGGCCCACGACCTCGTCATGTCCGTCTTCGGCGGCATGAGCAAGGGCGAGCGCAACCGCATCAAGATCCGGGTGCGCACGGCGATGAGCTCCCAGGCCAAGCTCCAGGGCCGCTACCTCGGCGGGCGGCCACCCTACGGCTACCGGATCGCCGACGCAGGCCCCCACCCCAATCCCTCCAAGGCCGCCGCCGGCCAGCGCATCCATAAGCTCGAGCCCGACCCCGCCGCTGCGCCCGTCGTGCAGCGGATCTTCCGTCTGTACGTGGACGGCATGAGCTACAGCGCCATCGCCGCCCAGCTCACCCGGGAAGGCGTCCCCTGTCCCTCCGCCCACGACGCCACCCGCAATCCGCACCGCAACAAGACCGCATGGCAGCAGGGCGCCGTGCGCGCCATCCTCCTCAACCCCCGCTACACCGGCCACGAGGTCTGGAACAAACAGCGCAAGGAAGAACGCCTTCTCGACGTCGACGACGTCACCCTCGGCCACCGCACCCACATGACCCACAATCCCGTCGAGGAGTGGATCCACTCCAACGAACCCGCCCACGAAGCGATCATCAGCTCCGATCTCTTCGATGCCGCCCGCACCGTGCGCACACAGCGCGCCCGCAACCAGGGGCGGCAGGAGCGCGCCGGCAAGCCGGGCGCGCGCCCCTACGCTCTGCGCGGCCGGGTCCGGTGCAGCCTGTGCGGGCGGAAAATGCAGCCCGCCACCATCCGCAGCCGCGTCTACTACCGCTGCGAGTTCAAAGAGGAAGAAGCCGCCCTCTATCCCGACCTCACCCACCCGCGCACCGTCTACCTGCGCGAAGACATCGTGTGCCAGGCCCTGGACCGGTGGATCGCCCGCACCTTCGCCCCCGACCGGCTCTCCGCCACCATCGAAGCGCTCACCCACGCAAGTGCCGCAGCAAGCACCGCAGAGCCCCAGACCCCCGAACAGGCCCAAGCACGCCAGGCGATCAAGGACTGCGAGCGGCGCCTCGCCCGATACCAGGCAGCCCTCGACGCCGGAGCCGACCCCGCCGTCGTCACCCAGTGGATCAACGAGGCCCAGCGGGACAAGGACGCCGCGCAGAAGAAGCTCGACGCGCACCCCGCCGCCACTCGGAAGAAGCAATCCCCGCTCAACGCGCAACAGATCCGGCAGATCACTGAGAGTCTTGGAGATATTGCAAAGCGCATCCAGACCGCCGCCGCCGAGAAGAAAGGTCCGCTCTACGAAGCCCTGGGCGTCACCATCAGCTACGAACACGCAACGAGGACCGCGATCGTAAGATCGAGGCCCTCGTCACCGTATCGTCAATCGTTGTGTCCGAGGGGGGACTTGAACCCCCACGCCCGATAA
- a CDS encoding GntR family transcriptional regulator, with amino-acid sequence MLPTGLPHGAVPKLERPGPLRERVYEALLELITTRALQPGQHLVESELAGHLGVSRQPVREALQRLNTEGWVDLRPAQGAFVHEPTEEEADQLLTVRTLLEAEAARLAAIDATAEKVGALVELCAEGEKAVADDDVDRAVALNAAFHAKIMELAGNAVLTELAAQVDRRVRWCYTPVAQQRGRQSWIEHRELIAAIADRDDERAAYLMRYHTEYTRRSYHERNGS; translated from the coding sequence ATGTTGCCGACCGGACTGCCACACGGGGCCGTGCCCAAGCTGGAGCGGCCCGGACCGCTGCGCGAACGCGTCTACGAGGCGCTGCTGGAGCTCATCACCACCCGCGCCCTCCAGCCCGGCCAGCACCTGGTCGAGAGCGAACTCGCCGGACACCTCGGCGTCTCCCGGCAGCCGGTGCGCGAGGCGCTGCAACGGCTCAACACCGAGGGCTGGGTCGATCTACGGCCCGCGCAGGGCGCGTTCGTGCACGAGCCGACCGAGGAGGAGGCCGACCAACTGCTCACGGTCCGCACCCTGCTGGAGGCGGAGGCGGCCCGGCTCGCCGCCATCGACGCCACCGCCGAGAAGGTCGGTGCGCTGGTGGAACTGTGCGCCGAGGGGGAGAAGGCGGTCGCCGACGACGACGTGGACCGCGCCGTCGCCCTCAACGCGGCCTTCCACGCCAAGATCATGGAACTTGCGGGCAACGCGGTCCTCACCGAGCTCGCCGCCCAGGTCGACCGGCGGGTCCGCTGGTGCTACACCCCGGTGGCCCAGCAGCGCGGACGGCAGTCGTGGATCGAGCACCGGGAACTGATCGCCGCGATCGCCGACCGCGACGACGAGCGGGCCGCCTACCTCATGCGGTACCACACCGAATACACCCGCCGCTCCTACCACGAGCGCAACGGGTCCTGA
- a CDS encoding beta-ketoacyl-ACP synthase III, which yields MNGSRIAAIGHYQPARVLTNEDLAGMVDTSDEWIRSRVGIRTRHIAGPDEPLDELAAHAAAKALAAAGLAPGDIDLVLVATSTAIDRSPNTAARVAARLGIPQPAAMDVNVVCAGFTHALATADHTVRAGAATRALVIGADKMSDVTDWSDRSTCVLVGDGAGAAVVEACPPGQEPGIGPVLWGSVPEMGHAVRIEGTPPRFAQEGQSVYRWATTQLPAIARRACEKAGLAPEDLAGVVLHQANLRIIEPLAEKLGAVNAVVARDVTESGNTSAASVPLAFSKLIEQGALSTGDPVLLFGFGGNLSYAGQVVRCP from the coding sequence ATGAACGGCTCGCGCATCGCCGCCATCGGTCACTACCAGCCCGCCCGGGTGCTCACCAACGAGGACCTGGCCGGCATGGTCGACACGAGCGACGAGTGGATCCGCAGCCGGGTCGGCATCCGGACCCGGCACATCGCCGGCCCCGACGAGCCGCTCGACGAGCTGGCCGCGCACGCCGCCGCCAAGGCCCTGGCCGCCGCCGGTCTGGCCCCCGGCGACATCGACCTGGTCCTGGTCGCCACCTCCACGGCGATCGACCGGTCGCCGAACACCGCCGCCCGGGTCGCGGCCCGGCTCGGCATCCCGCAGCCGGCCGCGATGGACGTCAACGTGGTGTGTGCTGGGTTCACACACGCGCTGGCCACCGCCGACCACACCGTCCGGGCCGGCGCGGCCACCCGGGCGCTGGTCATCGGCGCCGACAAGATGTCCGACGTCACCGACTGGAGCGACCGCAGCACCTGTGTGCTGGTCGGCGACGGCGCCGGGGCCGCCGTCGTGGAGGCCTGTCCGCCGGGTCAGGAGCCGGGAATCGGGCCGGTGCTGTGGGGATCGGTGCCCGAGATGGGGCACGCCGTGCGGATCGAGGGCACCCCGCCGCGGTTCGCGCAGGAGGGGCAGAGCGTGTACCGCTGGGCCACGACCCAGCTGCCGGCCATCGCCCGCCGCGCCTGCGAGAAGGCGGGCCTGGCCCCCGAGGATCTCGCCGGGGTCGTGCTGCACCAGGCCAACCTGCGCATCATCGAACCGCTCGCCGAGAAGCTCGGCGCCGTCAACGCCGTGGTCGCCCGCGATGTCACCGAATCCGGCAACACCTCGGCGGCCAGTGTCCCGCTCGCCTTCTCCAAGTTGATCGAGCAGGGAGCGCTCAGCACCGGCGACCCGGTGCTGCTGTTCGGCTTCGGCGGCAATCTGTCGTACGCCGGGCAGGTCGTACGCTGCCCGTGA
- the fdhD gene encoding formate dehydrogenase accessory sulfurtransferase FdhD, with translation MGRVTERRKVLRIRDGALSTRPDTLVAEEPLEIRLNGKPLAITMRTPGDDFALAAGFLVSEGVLATADDLQNIVYCAGATADGSNTYNVVDVKTAPGVALPDFTLERNVYTSSSCGLCGKASLDAVRTTARFPIADTPPVRVTPELLASLPDLLRAAQRVFDRTGGLHAAALFTEDGELLDVREDVGRHNAVDKLVGRALQNGGLPLSRAILLVSGRASFELAQKAVMAGIPVLAAVSAPSSLAVDLAVETGLTLVGFLRGSSMNVYAGEDRIALREAAAQS, from the coding sequence ATGGGACGAGTCACGGAACGACGCAAGGTCCTCCGCATCCGGGACGGGGCGCTCTCCACCCGGCCGGACACACTCGTCGCCGAGGAGCCCCTGGAGATCCGGCTGAACGGCAAGCCGCTCGCCATCACCATGCGCACCCCCGGGGACGACTTCGCGCTCGCGGCGGGCTTCCTGGTGAGCGAGGGCGTACTGGCGACCGCGGACGATCTGCAGAACATCGTCTACTGCGCGGGGGCGACAGCGGACGGCTCCAACACGTACAACGTGGTCGACGTGAAGACCGCGCCCGGCGTCGCCCTGCCGGACTTCACCCTGGAGCGGAACGTCTACACGTCCTCCTCGTGCGGTCTGTGCGGCAAGGCCAGCCTGGACGCCGTACGGACGACCGCCCGTTTCCCGATCGCCGACACTCCCCCGGTCCGGGTCACACCGGAGCTGCTGGCGAGCCTCCCCGACCTGCTGCGGGCGGCCCAGCGGGTCTTCGACCGGACGGGGGGCCTGCACGCGGCGGCCCTGTTCACCGAGGACGGCGAGCTGCTGGACGTACGGGAGGACGTGGGGCGGCACAACGCGGTGGACAAGCTGGTCGGGCGGGCGCTGCAGAACGGCGGGCTGCCGCTGTCACGGGCGATCCTGCTGGTCTCCGGGCGGGCCTCGTTCGAGCTGGCACAGAAGGCGGTGATGGCGGGCATCCCGGTGCTGGCGGCGGTGTCGGCGCCGTCGTCGCTCGCGGTGGATCTGGCCGTGGAGACGGGTCTGACCCTGGTGGGGTTCCTGCGGGGCAGCTCGATGAACGTGTACGCGGGCGAGGACCGGATCGCCCTGCGGGAGGCGGCCGCCCAGAGCTGA
- a CDS encoding LysR family transcriptional regulator: MDLDLRKVRYFVAVAELLHFGRAAERLHIAQPVLSRQIRALEKDLGAELFVRDSHGVTLTEAGQQLLDDGRQLLATADGTRRRVLRAARGPRRLLVGFRAGVVVTRALRAFTAAHPDVEANARRVEWDDQERLILDGTVDIAYVRRPVREDGLELRPLYSETRVAMLPEGHRLAGKQELSLADLDGERWLRYADPRPGDLPIRTIEEKFECVAAGTGITLVPRSIAEQYSRPDISYVPVPDAEPDQVFLAWAAGRRSPLITAFVEAAQSLG, encoded by the coding sequence GTGGACCTCGACCTGCGGAAAGTCCGCTACTTCGTGGCGGTGGCCGAACTCCTGCACTTCGGCCGCGCCGCCGAACGGCTGCACATCGCACAGCCGGTGCTCAGCCGGCAGATCCGCGCGCTGGAGAAGGACTTGGGCGCCGAGCTGTTCGTACGCGACAGCCATGGCGTGACGTTGACCGAGGCCGGACAGCAACTCCTCGATGATGGGCGGCAGTTGCTGGCCACCGCCGACGGGACGCGACGCCGCGTACTGCGCGCCGCGCGCGGGCCCCGGCGACTCCTCGTCGGCTTCCGCGCCGGTGTCGTCGTCACCCGCGCCCTGCGCGCCTTCACGGCGGCGCACCCGGACGTGGAGGCCAACGCGCGCCGGGTCGAGTGGGACGACCAGGAGCGGCTGATCCTCGACGGGACCGTCGACATCGCCTACGTACGGCGACCGGTCCGCGAGGACGGGCTGGAGCTGCGTCCCCTGTACAGCGAGACCCGCGTGGCCATGCTCCCGGAGGGCCACCGGCTGGCCGGGAAGCAGGAGCTGTCGCTCGCCGACCTCGACGGCGAGCGGTGGCTCAGATACGCCGATCCCCGGCCCGGTGACCTGCCGATCCGCACCATCGAGGAGAAGTTCGAGTGCGTGGCCGCCGGCACCGGCATCACACTCGTACCGCGTTCGATCGCCGAGCAGTACTCCCGCCCCGACATCAGCTACGTGCCCGTGCCGGACGCCGAACCCGACCAGGTGTTCCTCGCCTGGGCGGCGGGCCGCCGCTCACCGCTGATCACGGCGTTCGTCGAAGCCGCGCAGTCCCTCGGCTGA